One window from the genome of Natronomonas pharaonis DSM 2160 encodes:
- a CDS encoding DUF7331 family protein, with protein MSAPPQIDDGDRGVDNGERCADIVLETGEVVIYDTDNHTAWVQSDTAVARDAAT; from the coding sequence ATGTCCGCGCCACCACAAATCGACGACGGCGATAGGGGGGTCGACAACGGCGAGCGGTGCGCCGATATCGTCCTCGAGACGGGGGAGGTGGTAATATACGACACCGACAACCACACCGCGTGGGTGCAGTCGGATACGGCGGTGGCGCGGGATGCGGCCACGTAG